The following are from one region of the Paracoccus sp. S3-43 genome:
- a CDS encoding phage terminase large subunit family protein, whose protein sequence is MYAPTSTNSPRSGPTSGDEDRFRDSETQGSSGPLRGTNARSASAGPEDGLTDFDGAGEILRAWGSGLRPDPDLTVSEWADRHRMLSGRASAEPGRYRTVRTPYMREIMDRLSPGDPTQRIVFMKAAQVGATEAGNNWIGFVIHQAPGPMLAVQPTVELAKRNSRQRIDPLIDESPELRERVKPARSRDAGNTMLSKEFAGGILIMTGANSAVGLRSTPARYIFLDEVDAYPASADEEGDPVTLAEARSLTFAHRRKVLLVSTPTIRGLSRIEREFEASDQRRFHVPCPHCGAMQWLKFDRLRWQKGRPETAEYHCEGCDAAIAEHHKTAMLEGGEWRATATAADPTTVGYHLSALYSPIGWLSWERIVRAWDAAQGSDEAIKAFRNTILGETWVETGEAPDWQRLYDRRERWTSGTVPAGGLFLTAGADVQKDRIEVDVWAWGRGLESWLVDHVVIEGGPDRHDAWSELTALLDRSWPHERGAHLRIARLAIDTGYEAPAVYSWSRAQGFAQVSPVKGVEGFNRSSPVSGPTFVDATEGGKRLRRGARLWTVAVSTFKAETYRFLRLARPTEEEMADGAAFPPGSVHLPHWVENEWLKQFVAEQLVTVRTKRGFARLEWQKLRERNEALDCRVYARAAAWIAGADRWSEAKWRDLEDQLGAAPTDTDPAGQINRPGQAPQGKRRSDWLGRRGGWF, encoded by the coding sequence ACGGCGCGGGCGAGATCCTGCGTGCCTGGGGCAGCGGGCTGAGGCCTGACCCTGACCTGACCGTGTCGGAATGGGCGGACCGGCACCGGATGCTCTCAGGCCGCGCCTCGGCCGAGCCAGGGCGATACCGGACGGTGCGCACACCCTACATGCGCGAGATAATGGACCGGCTGTCGCCCGGGGATCCCACGCAGCGGATCGTGTTCATGAAGGCCGCGCAGGTCGGCGCGACGGAGGCGGGGAACAACTGGATCGGGTTCGTGATCCACCAGGCGCCGGGTCCGATGCTGGCCGTGCAGCCGACGGTGGAACTGGCCAAGCGCAACTCGCGCCAGCGGATCGACCCGCTGATCGACGAGAGCCCGGAGCTGCGGGAGCGGGTCAAACCGGCGCGATCCCGCGACGCGGGCAACACGATGCTGTCGAAGGAATTCGCGGGCGGTATCCTGATCATGACGGGTGCCAACTCGGCGGTCGGGCTGCGCTCGACCCCGGCGCGGTACATCTTCCTCGACGAGGTCGACGCCTATCCGGCCTCGGCCGACGAGGAAGGCGATCCGGTCACGCTGGCCGAAGCCCGGTCGCTGACCTTCGCCCACCGGCGCAAGGTGCTGCTGGTCTCGACGCCAACGATCCGGGGGCTGAGCCGGATCGAGCGCGAGTTCGAGGCGAGCGACCAGCGGCGGTTCCACGTGCCGTGCCCACATTGCGGGGCGATGCAGTGGCTGAAGTTCGACCGGCTGCGCTGGCAGAAGGGCCGTCCGGAGACGGCGGAGTATCACTGCGAGGGCTGCGACGCGGCAATCGCGGAGCACCACAAGACGGCGATGCTGGAGGGCGGCGAATGGCGGGCGACCGCCACGGCCGCCGATCCGACCACGGTCGGGTATCACCTGTCGGCGCTCTATTCGCCGATCGGCTGGCTGAGTTGGGAGCGGATCGTGCGGGCATGGGACGCAGCGCAGGGGTCGGACGAGGCGATCAAGGCGTTCCGCAACACGATCCTCGGCGAGACATGGGTCGAGACCGGGGAAGCGCCGGACTGGCAGCGGCTCTACGACCGGCGCGAGCGCTGGACATCCGGCACGGTGCCAGCGGGCGGGCTGTTCCTGACGGCCGGCGCCGACGTGCAGAAGGACCGGATCGAGGTCGACGTCTGGGCCTGGGGTCGTGGACTCGAGTCCTGGCTCGTCGATCACGTCGTCATCGAGGGCGGGCCGGATCGGCATGACGCGTGGTCGGAACTGACCGCGCTGCTTGACCGGTCCTGGCCGCACGAGCGCGGGGCGCATCTCAGGATCGCGCGGCTCGCCATCGACACCGGCTACGAGGCTCCGGCGGTCTATTCCTGGTCGCGGGCGCAAGGCTTCGCGCAGGTATCGCCGGTCAAGGGCGTCGAGGGGTTCAACCGCTCGAGCCCGGTGTCGGGCCCGACCTTCGTCGATGCGACCGAAGGCGGCAAGCGCCTCCGGCGCGGGGCGCGGCTCTGGACCGTGGCGGTGTCGACCTTCAAGGCCGAGACCTACCGGTTCCTGCGGCTGGCGCGGCCGACCGAGGAGGAGATGGCCGACGGGGCGGCATTCCCGCCCGGCTCTGTGCATCTGCCGCATTGGGTCGAGAACGAATGGCTGAAGCAGTTCGTCGCCGAGCAGCTGGTGACGGTGCGCACGAAGCGCGGCTTCGCCCGGCTGGAATGGCAGAAGCTGCGCGAGCGCAACGAGGCGCTGGATTGCCGGGTCTACGCCCGCGCCGCCGCCTGGATCGCGGGCGCGGATCGCTGGTCTGAGGCGAAATGGCGCGACCTCGAGGATCAGCTCGGGGCGGCCCCCACCGACACCGATCCCGCCGGGCAGATCAACCGGCCGGGACAGGCCCCGCAGGGCAAGCGCCGCTCCGACTGGCTCGGACGGCGCGGAGGATGGTTCTGA
- a CDS encoding phage portal protein: MPANWFDHAIATVAPRMAARRVMARQAFETLTRGYDGAARGRRTEGWRAPGSSADTEIGVAGALLRDRMRDLVRNNPHAAKAVAVLVNNIIGAGIMPRAASGDDKLDRKVDALFERWTAECDADGQLDFYGLQTLICREMVEAGEVLVRRRLRRSSDGLPVPLQLQVLEADFLDATKSGALGAGRLVQGIEFDPVGKRRAYWLHAEHPGDAYGALQNGLQSRPVPATEIAHVYEKQRTQARGVPWGAPVIRSLRDLDDYEVAELVRKKTEACVTAIVFGDDEAQQGIAPSVVDADGNRVEQFEPGLIAYARGGKDIRFNQPSATGGYGEYKRASLHTISAGFRVPYELLTGDLSQVNYSSIRAGLVEFRRQIDAVQWQLFIPMFCAPVWRWFTEAAWAAGQIPSPVVPVEWSPPKFEAVDPQKDAMANLLSIRSGTMTLAEVIAKQGRNPDAVLTEIAATNAKLDALGLVLDSDPRRVTKTGSAQTSDPATDPNADDPADDPSADAETDPAQAGQQD, encoded by the coding sequence ATGCCCGCAAACTGGTTCGATCACGCCATCGCCACGGTGGCGCCGCGGATGGCCGCCCGCCGTGTGATGGCGCGTCAGGCCTTCGAGACCCTGACGCGAGGTTACGACGGGGCCGCGCGCGGACGGCGGACCGAGGGCTGGCGCGCGCCGGGATCCTCGGCCGACACCGAGATCGGCGTGGCCGGGGCGCTGCTGCGCGACCGGATGCGCGATCTGGTGCGCAACAACCCGCATGCGGCCAAGGCCGTGGCGGTGCTGGTCAACAACATCATCGGGGCGGGCATCATGCCGCGCGCCGCCAGCGGCGACGACAAGCTCGATCGGAAGGTCGACGCTCTCTTCGAACGCTGGACGGCGGAATGCGATGCCGATGGCCAGCTCGACTTCTACGGACTGCAGACGCTGATCTGCCGCGAGATGGTCGAGGCGGGCGAGGTGCTTGTGCGCCGCCGTCTGCGCCGGTCGTCGGATGGTCTGCCGGTGCCGCTGCAATTGCAGGTGCTGGAGGCCGACTTCCTAGACGCCACCAAATCCGGTGCGCTCGGCGCGGGACGGCTGGTGCAGGGGATCGAGTTCGATCCGGTCGGCAAGCGCCGCGCTTATTGGCTGCACGCCGAACATCCCGGCGACGCCTATGGCGCCCTGCAGAACGGTCTGCAGAGCCGCCCTGTCCCCGCGACCGAGATCGCCCATGTCTACGAGAAGCAGCGCACCCAGGCGCGCGGCGTCCCCTGGGGCGCGCCGGTGATCCGCAGCTTGCGCGATCTCGACGATTACGAGGTGGCGGAACTGGTCCGCAAGAAGACCGAGGCCTGCGTGACCGCCATCGTCTTCGGTGACGACGAGGCGCAACAGGGCATCGCGCCGTCGGTGGTCGATGCCGACGGCAACCGCGTGGAGCAGTTCGAGCCGGGGCTGATCGCCTATGCGCGCGGCGGCAAGGACATCCGCTTCAACCAGCCGTCGGCCACCGGCGGCTACGGCGAATACAAGCGGGCGAGCCTGCACACGATCTCGGCGGGCTTCCGGGTGCCCTACGAGCTGCTGACCGGGGACCTCAGCCAGGTCAACTATTCCTCGATCCGGGCGGGGCTTGTGGAGTTCCGCCGCCAGATCGACGCGGTGCAGTGGCAGCTCTTCATCCCGATGTTCTGCGCGCCGGTCTGGCGCTGGTTCACCGAAGCCGCATGGGCGGCGGGCCAGATCCCGTCGCCGGTCGTGCCTGTCGAATGGTCGCCGCCGAAGTTCGAGGCGGTCGATCCGCAGAAGGATGCAATGGCGAACCTGCTGTCGATCCGGTCGGGCACCATGACGCTGGCCGAGGTGATCGCGAAACAGGGCCGCAACCCGGACGCCGTGCTGACCGAGATCGCCGCGACCAACGCCAAGCTCGACGCGCTCGGGCTGGTGCTCGACAGCGACCCGCGCCGCGTGACCAAGACCGGCAGCGCGCAGACCAGCGATCCGGCCACCGATCCGAATGCCGACGATCCGGCCGACGACCCCTCCGCCGACGCGGAAACCGACCCGGCGCAGGCCGGCCAACAGGACTGA
- a CDS encoding prohead protease/major capsid protein fusion protein: MDTMIELPAMRRSAELAPNTADADSRTVEVVWSAGARVRRATFFGEPYDEELSLDPDHVRLDRLNAGAPFLKVHELDTLDAVIGSVVPGSARIENGRGIALVRISERADVEPIWRDIQAGHIRAVSIGYQVHRFEVSKPEAARELWRAVDWTPFEVSAVAVGADPAAGFRAQHPLHDCVLHRRDAPSTTKGPIPMTDKTQTPASDAATPATTQPTAPVETEDTPMTEPNAAAPDPKVAASETRSQPKTQAAPAPDTEAVATRAREAERDRVSTIYDLAGRLNLERGFAEDLVKRGVSVDESRRLILDQVAAKSDETRTFPHVSVPLGGRDERITRRDAVANALLHRYSPTLFQLEDAARQYRGMTLLELARESLGNAGVNTRGLSRDEVATRALHSTSDFPEILSAVTNKTLRQAYEAYPRTFMLFCRQVLATDFKAMHRVQLGEAPQLLEVGESGEFKRGTLGESKESYKVKTYGRVVAITRQTLINDDLDAFTRIPAMYGNSIAQLESDVVWGIITSNPAMADGNALFHTTHKNLAGTGAALDVGSVGAARAAMAKQTGLDKKTVLNVRPAFLIVPASLELKAEQLVAQNLVPAATSSVVPQSIRTLAPISEPRLDAASETAWYLAASPNQIDTIEYAYLEGQQGAYIETRNGFDVDGVEIKCRLDFGAKAIDWRGLYKNPGA; the protein is encoded by the coding sequence ATGGACACGATGATCGAATTGCCAGCCATGCGCCGGTCGGCGGAGCTTGCGCCGAACACGGCCGACGCCGACAGCCGCACCGTCGAGGTGGTCTGGTCGGCAGGCGCGCGCGTCCGCCGCGCCACCTTCTTCGGCGAGCCCTATGACGAGGAGCTGAGCCTCGACCCGGACCATGTCCGGCTCGACCGGCTGAACGCGGGCGCGCCGTTCCTGAAGGTGCACGAACTCGACACGCTGGATGCGGTGATCGGCTCGGTCGTGCCGGGCTCGGCGCGGATCGAGAACGGCCGGGGCATCGCCTTGGTGCGCATCTCCGAGCGCGCCGATGTCGAGCCGATCTGGCGCGACATCCAGGCCGGGCACATCCGTGCGGTCTCCATCGGCTACCAGGTCCACCGCTTCGAGGTCTCGAAACCCGAGGCCGCCCGCGAACTCTGGCGCGCGGTGGACTGGACCCCGTTCGAGGTCTCCGCCGTCGCGGTCGGGGCTGACCCCGCCGCTGGCTTCCGCGCCCAGCACCCCCTTCACGACTGCGTCCTCCACCGCCGGGACGCCCCTTCCACTACGAAAGGACCGATCCCGATGACGGACAAGACCCAGACCCCGGCGAGCGACGCCGCAACTCCCGCCACCACCCAGCCGACCGCGCCGGTCGAAACCGAGGACACCCCCATGACCGAGCCGAATGCGGCTGCGCCCGACCCGAAGGTCGCCGCCAGCGAGACCCGCAGCCAGCCGAAGACGCAGGCCGCTCCCGCGCCCGACACCGAAGCCGTCGCGACCCGCGCACGCGAGGCCGAGCGTGACCGCGTCTCCACCATCTACGATCTGGCCGGGCGGCTGAACCTCGAGCGCGGCTTTGCCGAGGATCTGGTCAAGCGCGGCGTCAGCGTCGACGAATCCCGCCGCCTGATCCTCGATCAGGTCGCGGCTAAGTCCGACGAGACCCGGACCTTCCCGCATGTCTCCGTCCCGCTCGGCGGTAGGGACGAGCGCATCACCCGCCGTGACGCGGTGGCGAATGCGCTGCTGCACCGCTACAGCCCGACGCTGTTCCAGCTGGAGGACGCCGCCCGGCAGTATCGTGGCATGACGCTGCTGGAACTGGCCCGCGAAAGCCTCGGCAATGCCGGAGTCAACACGCGGGGCCTGTCGCGCGACGAGGTGGCGACGCGGGCGCTGCACTCGACCTCTGACTTCCCCGAGATCCTGTCGGCGGTCACCAACAAGACCCTGCGTCAGGCCTACGAGGCCTATCCGCGCACCTTCATGCTGTTCTGCCGCCAGGTGCTCGCCACCGACTTCAAGGCGATGCACCGGGTCCAGCTCGGCGAGGCGCCGCAACTGCTGGAAGTGGGCGAGAGCGGCGAGTTCAAGCGCGGGACGCTCGGCGAGAGCAAGGAGAGCTACAAGGTCAAGACCTATGGCCGGGTGGTCGCGATCACCCGTCAGACGCTGATCAACGACGATCTCGACGCCTTCACCCGGATCCCGGCGATGTATGGCAACTCCATCGCGCAGCTGGAGTCGGATGTGGTCTGGGGGATCATCACTTCGAACCCGGCGATGGCCGACGGCAACGCGCTGTTCCACACCACCCACAAGAACCTCGCCGGGACCGGGGCGGCGCTCGATGTCGGCAGCGTCGGTGCGGCCCGCGCCGCCATGGCCAAGCAGACCGGCCTCGACAAGAAGACGGTGCTGAACGTCCGCCCGGCCTTCCTGATCGTCCCCGCCTCGCTGGAACTGAAGGCCGAGCAGCTGGTCGCCCAGAACCTCGTACCCGCCGCGACGTCCAGCGTGGTGCCGCAGTCGATCCGCACCCTCGCGCCGATCAGCGAGCCGCGCCTCGACGCGGCCAGCGAGACCGCCTGGTATCTGGCGGCCAGCCCGAACCAGATCGACACCATCGAGTACGCCTATCTCGAGGGCCAGCAGGGTGCCTACATCGAGACCCGCAACGGCTTCGATGTCGACGGCGTCGAGATCAAGTGCCGCCTCGACTTCGGCGCCAAGGCCATCGACTGGCGCGGTCTCTACAAGAACCCGGGCGCGTAA
- a CDS encoding DUF2190 family protein yields MKNYVQPGNTITLTAPYAVASGDGLLVGSIFGIAAGAAALGDPVETALTGVFDITKVGSQAWTVGAKVYWDDTNKRCTTVATDNTLIGVAVEAVASGAGDTIGRVRLNAMF; encoded by the coding sequence ATGAAAAACTATGTCCAGCCCGGCAACACCATCACCCTGACCGCGCCCTATGCCGTCGCCTCCGGCGATGGCCTGCTCGTCGGCTCCATCTTCGGCATCGCCGCAGGCGCCGCCGCTCTCGGCGATCCCGTCGAGACCGCGCTCACCGGCGTCTTCGACATCACCAAGGTCGGCTCCCAGGCATGGACCGTCGGCGCCAAGGTCTATTGGGACGACACCAACAAGCGCTGCACGACCGTGGCAACTGACAACACTCTCATCGGCGTGGCCGTCGAGGCGGTGGCCAGCGGCGCGGGCGACACCATCGGCCGGGTGCGCCTGAACGCGATGTTCTGA
- a CDS encoding DUF6441 family protein has translation MILKLDIDPDIVAMMAAEVAAGERAVTAAMREAGTGLKTAWRLQITGAGLGTRLANSIRSQNFPRSGESLDAAALVWSKAPVIVGAHDRGPLIRSKDGFWLAIPLPAAGKSLRGGRITPGEWERRRGLRLRFVYRRRGPSLLVAEGRLNTKGQAVVSRSKTGRGKVTAPIFLLVLQVKLPKRLDLARDAERAVDGVPGLIVASWVEQRF, from the coding sequence GTGATACTGAAGCTCGACATTGATCCCGACATCGTCGCGATGATGGCGGCGGAGGTGGCGGCGGGCGAACGCGCGGTGACGGCCGCCATGCGCGAGGCCGGGACCGGGCTGAAGACCGCTTGGCGGCTACAGATCACCGGCGCCGGGCTCGGCACACGGCTGGCGAACTCGATCCGGAGCCAGAACTTCCCGAGGTCGGGCGAGAGCCTGGACGCGGCAGCGCTGGTCTGGTCGAAGGCGCCCGTCATCGTCGGCGCACACGACAGGGGGCCGCTGATCCGCTCCAAGGACGGGTTCTGGCTGGCGATCCCGCTGCCTGCGGCGGGCAAGTCATTGCGCGGCGGCCGGATCACGCCCGGCGAGTGGGAACGGCGACGCGGACTCCGCCTGCGCTTCGTCTACCGCCGCCGGGGCCCAAGCCTGCTGGTGGCGGAGGGACGGCTGAACACAAAGGGTCAGGCGGTCGTGTCACGCTCGAAGACCGGGCGCGGAAAGGTCACCGCGCCGATCTTCCTGCTGGTGCTGCAGGTGAAGCTGCCGAAGCGGCTGGACCTGGCGCGGGATGCGGAGCGCGCAGTGGACGGTGTGCCGGGGCTGATCGTGGCGAGCTGGGTGGAGCAGAGGTTCTGA
- a CDS encoding cation transporter, with product MDCAKDAAQIERAAQSAGVAPEAVKVSSATHILTLNVPEARLSEIERAVAATGYGFDRIEAGDDEAQEGAAYQDPAYRRALWIVVILNVGYGIAEMIGGFISGSQAVKADALDFIGDGLITFLGLLAIGWSIVWRARSALIQGIFLGVLGLGVLGTTIWRAFTQTTPDAGLMGLFGLIALVVNVLAVLPLLRFRKGDANMRAVWLFSRNDAIGNAAVVVAAALVAWLGSAWPDLIVAFGIAGLFLHSSWSIIRDARADLKTT from the coding sequence ATGGATTGCGCCAAGGATGCCGCCCAGATCGAGCGGGCCGCGCAGTCGGCGGGCGTGGCGCCGGAGGCAGTAAAGGTCTCCTCCGCCACCCACATCTTGACGTTGAACGTCCCCGAAGCGCGGCTGTCCGAGATCGAACGGGCCGTGGCCGCGACCGGCTACGGGTTCGATCGCATCGAAGCGGGCGACGACGAAGCGCAGGAGGGCGCAGCTTACCAAGACCCGGCCTATCGGCGCGCGCTCTGGATCGTGGTAATTCTCAACGTCGGGTATGGCATTGCGGAGATGATCGGCGGCTTCATTTCCGGATCGCAGGCCGTGAAGGCCGACGCGCTCGATTTCATTGGCGACGGCCTCATCACCTTTCTGGGCCTTCTGGCAATCGGTTGGAGCATTGTCTGGCGGGCGCGATCCGCCCTGATCCAAGGCATCTTCCTTGGCGTTCTGGGCCTTGGGGTTCTTGGGACGACGATCTGGCGCGCCTTTACCCAGACGACGCCGGACGCCGGTCTCATGGGGCTATTCGGTCTCATCGCTCTCGTGGTCAACGTCCTCGCGGTCCTGCCGCTGCTGCGGTTTCGCAAGGGTGACGCGAACATGCGGGCCGTCTGGCTCTTTTCGCGCAACGACGCGATCGGCAATGCGGCCGTGGTTGTGGCCGCAGCCCTCGTCGCGTGGCTGGGCAGCGCATGGCCCGACCTGATCGTCGCGTTCGGGATTGCGGGACTATTCCTGCATTCGTCCTGGTCGATTATCCGCGACGCGCGGGCTGATCTGAAGACAACTTGA
- a CDS encoding metalloregulator ArsR/SmtB family transcription factor — protein MEQIAADRNAVATATERRAKFFRGIADQSRLAILDALCAGPLVVHEIVGRTALTQPNVSNHLRCLSECGLVTSMRDGRFVRYRISSPRIADLLHDVEALLDAVATGVEACRNYEPDEDEFHRCPASRP, from the coding sequence ATGGAACAAATCGCCGCGGACCGCAATGCCGTCGCGACGGCCACCGAGCGGCGGGCGAAGTTCTTTCGCGGCATCGCGGACCAGAGCCGGTTGGCGATCCTGGATGCTCTGTGCGCCGGGCCGCTGGTCGTTCACGAGATCGTCGGGCGCACGGCCCTGACACAACCCAACGTCTCGAACCACCTTCGATGTCTGTCGGAGTGTGGCCTCGTAACCAGCATGCGCGATGGTCGTTTCGTGCGCTATCGGATTAGCAGCCCCCGGATTGCGGATCTTCTGCACGATGTGGAGGCTCTGCTCGACGCGGTGGCTACAGGCGTCGAAGCTTGTCGCAATTATGAGCCTGACGAGGATGAGTTCCACCGCTGTCCCGCGTCACGACCTTAG
- a CDS encoding acyl-CoA transferase: MLSPRETILTALHARLSALPATALRGEVLPERVPAEGLLILRDGEPGEPEVTLSPLAYHYQHRAEIEAVVQGADRDAVFDTLCASVGAALAADRTLGGLCDWVEAEAPRPVDLPVEGAASLKAAVIPVVLHYYTADPLA, encoded by the coding sequence ATGCTCAGCCCTCGTGAAACCATCCTCACCGCGCTGCACGCGCGGCTTTCGGCGTTGCCCGCCACCGCCCTGCGCGGCGAGGTTCTGCCCGAGCGCGTCCCGGCCGAGGGCCTGCTGATCCTGCGCGACGGCGAGCCGGGGGAGCCGGAGGTCACGCTCTCCCCGCTCGCCTACCACTACCAGCACCGGGCCGAGATCGAAGCGGTCGTGCAGGGCGCCGACCGTGACGCCGTCTTCGACACGCTCTGCGCCAGCGTGGGCGCGGCGCTCGCTGCCGACCGCACGCTGGGCGGGCTCTGCGACTGGGTCGAGGCAGAAGCGCCGCGCCCGGTCGATCTGCCGGTCGAGGGCGCGGCCAGTCTGAAGGCGGCCGTGATCCCTGTGGTGCTGCACTATTACACGGCCGACCCGCTGGCCTGA
- a CDS encoding phage tail tube protein, whose translation MARAQGARALMALAFETTYGTPPASGFTRMPFASTSLGAEQPLLNSELLGYGRDPLAPIKDAVTADGDVVVPLDAEAFGFWLKAAFGAPTTTGVEAPYTHEFQSGSWTLPSMSIETGMPEVPRYAMYSGCVLDQITWQMQRSGLLTATARLVAQGETVGTTTSAGTPAALELKRFGHFNGAITRNGSALGNVVSAEITYANNLDRIETIRSDGRIDGADPSIAALTGRIEVRFADQTLVTQAINGEACEMEFAYVLPSGESFTFTVHAVYLPRPRIEISGPQGVQATFDWQAARDSVVGRMCTATLVNDVESY comes from the coding sequence ATGGCACGAGCCCAGGGGGCGCGGGCGCTGATGGCGCTTGCGTTCGAGACGACCTATGGAACGCCGCCCGCCAGCGGCTTCACCCGCATGCCCTTCGCCAGCACCTCGCTCGGGGCGGAGCAGCCGCTGCTGAACTCGGAGCTTCTCGGCTACGGCCGCGATCCGTTGGCGCCGATCAAGGACGCGGTGACGGCCGATGGCGACGTCGTCGTGCCTCTCGACGCCGAAGCCTTCGGGTTCTGGCTGAAGGCCGCGTTCGGTGCGCCGACAACCACGGGCGTGGAAGCGCCGTACACCCACGAGTTCCAGTCAGGGTCCTGGACGCTGCCCAGCATGTCGATCGAGACCGGCATGCCCGAGGTCCCGCGCTATGCGATGTATTCCGGCTGCGTGCTCGACCAGATCACCTGGCAGATGCAGCGCTCGGGCCTGCTGACGGCAACCGCGCGGCTGGTTGCGCAGGGCGAGACGGTGGGCACGACGACGAGCGCCGGAACACCGGCCGCGCTGGAGCTGAAGCGCTTCGGCCATTTCAACGGGGCGATCACGCGCAATGGCTCAGCCCTCGGCAACGTGGTCTCGGCCGAGATCACCTACGCCAACAACCTCGACCGGATCGAGACGATCCGGAGCGACGGGCGCATCGACGGGGCGGACCCGTCCATCGCGGCGCTCACGGGTCGGATCGAGGTGCGGTTCGCCGACCAGACGCTGGTGACGCAAGCGATCAACGGCGAGGCCTGCGAGATGGAGTTCGCCTACGTCCTGCCCTCGGGCGAGAGCTTCACCTTTACTGTGCATGCCGTCTACCTGCCGCGCCCGCGCATCGAGATTTCGGGGCCGCAGGGCGTGCAGGCGACCTTCGACTGGCAGGCGGCGCGCGACAGCGTGGTCGGCCGGATGTGCACCGCCACCCTCGTGAACGACGTGGAGAGTTACTGA